A stretch of the Pseudomonas helvetica genome encodes the following:
- the fabV gene encoding enoyl-ACP reductase FabV, translating into MIVKPRVRGFVCVTTHPTGCKANVKNQIDYVRAQGQITDGPKNVLVLGASTGYGLAARITAAFGCGAKTLGVFFERESVEGKLGTAGWYNTAAFHTFAEAEGLYAKSINGDAFSDEVKRLTIETIKRDLGKIDLVVYSLAAPRRTDPKTGEVYSSTLKPVGKSVTQRGLNTDKEEVNVTTLAEATQEEIDGTVKVMGGEDWQMWIDALHEAGVLAEGAKTTAFTYLGEKLTHDIYWNGSIGAAKKDLDQKVLSIRERLADLGGDARVSVLKAVVTQASSAIPIMPLYLSLLFKVMKEQGTHEGCIEQVYALYKDSLFGHPPVMDEEGRLRADYKELAPEVQERVKLLWDQVSNENLYELTDFAGYKAEFLRLFGFGIEGVDYEADVDPDVKIANLVQA; encoded by the coding sequence ATGATCGTTAAACCGCGCGTTCGTGGTTTTGTTTGTGTGACTACCCACCCCACTGGCTGCAAAGCCAACGTCAAGAATCAGATCGACTACGTCCGTGCGCAAGGACAGATCACCGATGGGCCAAAGAATGTCCTGGTGCTCGGCGCATCGACCGGTTACGGACTTGCTGCGCGCATCACCGCGGCCTTTGGTTGCGGCGCCAAGACGCTGGGTGTGTTCTTCGAACGTGAAAGCGTCGAGGGCAAGCTCGGCACAGCCGGCTGGTACAACACTGCGGCCTTCCACACGTTCGCCGAAGCGGAAGGTCTCTACGCCAAGAGCATCAACGGTGATGCGTTCTCCGATGAAGTCAAGCGCCTGACCATCGAGACCATCAAGCGCGACCTGGGCAAGATCGACCTGGTGGTCTACAGCCTCGCCGCACCGCGTCGTACCGATCCGAAAACCGGTGAAGTCTACAGCTCGACGCTCAAGCCGGTCGGCAAGTCGGTTACCCAGCGCGGCCTGAACACCGACAAGGAAGAGGTCAACGTGACCACCTTGGCCGAAGCGACCCAGGAAGAAATCGACGGTACCGTCAAGGTCATGGGTGGCGAAGACTGGCAGATGTGGATCGACGCCCTGCACGAAGCCGGCGTTCTGGCCGAGGGGGCGAAAACCACGGCATTCACGTACCTGGGCGAAAAGCTGACCCATGACATTTACTGGAATGGCTCCATCGGCGCGGCGAAGAAAGACCTGGACCAGAAAGTCCTGAGCATTCGCGAGCGACTGGCGGACCTGGGCGGCGATGCACGGGTTTCGGTATTGAAAGCGGTAGTGACCCAGGCCAGCTCGGCGATCCCGATCATGCCGCTGTACCTGTCCTTGCTGTTCAAGGTCATGAAAGAGCAGGGCACACACGAAGGCTGCATCGAGCAGGTCTACGCGCTCTACAAGGACAGCTTGTTCGGCCATCCTCCGGTCATGGACGAAGAAGGGCGTCTGCGCGCGGATTACAAGGAGCTGGCGCCTGAAGTCCAGGAGCGCGTCAAGCTACTCTGGGATCAGGTCAGCAATGAAAACCTTTACGAACTCACCGACTTTGCCGGTTACAAGGCAGAGTTCCTGCGCCTGTTCGGCTTCGGGATCGAAGGGGTGGACTACGAGGCTGACGTCGATCCGGACGTCAAGATCGCCAACCTGGTCCAGGCTTAA